From a single Miscanthus floridulus cultivar M001 chromosome 8, ASM1932011v1, whole genome shotgun sequence genomic region:
- the LOC136472661 gene encoding nuclear transcription factor Y subunit C-6-like: MEPKSTTPPPPPVMGAPVAYPPPPGAAYPAGPYAHAPAAALYPPPPPPPAPPSSQQGAAAAQQLQLFWAEQYREIEATMDFKNHNLPLARIKKIMKADEDVRMIAAEAPVVFARACEMFILELTHRGWAHAEENKRRTLQKSDIAAAVARTEVFDFLVDIVPRDEAKDADSAAAMGAARIPHPAAGLPAADPMGYYYVEPQ; encoded by the coding sequence ATGGAGCCCAAATCCACCACCCCTCCCCCGCCCCCGGTCATGGGCGCGCCCGTCGCGTACCCTCCGCCGCCCGGCGCCGCGTACCCCGCCGGGCCGTACGCGCACGCGCCGGCGGCCGCGCTGTAccctcctcccccgccgccgccggctccccCGTCCTCGCAGCAAGGCGCCGCGGCGGCGCAGCAGCTGCAGCTGTTCTGGGCGGAGCAGTACCGCGAGATCGAGGCCACCATGGACTTCAAGAACCACAACCTGCCGCTGGCCCGCATCAAGAAGATCATGAAGGCCGACGAGGACGTCCGCATGATCGCCGCCGAGGCGCCCGTCGTCTTCGCCCGCGCCTGCGAGATGTTCATCCTCGAGCTCACCCACCGCGGCTGGGCGCACGCCGAGGAGAACAAGCGACGCACGCTGCAGAAGTCCGacatcgccgccgccgtcgcgcgcACCGAGGTCTTCGACTTCCTCGTCGACATCGTGCCGCGGGACGAGGCCAAAGACGCCgactccgccgccgccatgggaGCAGCCAGGATCCCGCACCCCGCCGCCGGCCTGCCCGCCGCCGACCCCATGGGCTACTACTACGTCGAGCCGCAGTAA